From Pogona vitticeps strain Pit_001003342236 chromosome ZW-PAR, PviZW2.1, whole genome shotgun sequence, one genomic window encodes:
- the TSC1 gene encoding hamartin isoform X1, with amino-acid sequence MAQQGNVSDLLTMLDSPVLAVLEDITAAFRENLNADRGPVLVNTLVDYYLETGSQQALHILYTLQEPHDKHLLDKINEYMSKPTTRLPTLSLLGHVIRRQPSWKHKLSQAPVLLSLLKCLKTDTDVVVLTTGVLVLITMLPMIPQSGKQYLHDFFGIFGRLSSWYLKNPGHVAEIYLVHLHASVYALFHRLYGMYPCNFVSFLRSHYSMKENLETFEEVVKPMMGYVRIHPELVTGSKDHELDPRRWKRLETHDVVIECAKISLDPAEASYEDGYCSMSQQSCLPSQHRPANPVSSPYIASQSSFGTSTPYSSSRQALSQMSGHLPQILNSQSACLPAEPQQVHFWSPSAICGMTTPPTSPGIALDSSHTSSQPYKFFSTPAVGKGTPLGTPATSPPPSCVSDEFVPTSVPPAAAAPPKKEERTDTGRPSLSRQQNINSVRTLDSHGSKNSVTLSDLPSILGDLEASFEDSVEKDREEDAISKEIFEITTGDVEPVVPRGGFDSPFYHSNESLSSSKKSQLSAPGAQGQSQNSEALASSLLDPSGSEGVRDTPKQTFTPIDRPSRDPDENTSGHRDDRGSLEPGILAPSPCKIPARQRMGFGSSPSPDYEHLFEMAMPKTAYLFVSKKTEELLKKAKGGANEDGALSTSPLEVLDRLIQYGADAHSKELNKLPLPSKSADWTHFGGSPPSDEIHTLRNQLHLLHNQLLYERFKRQQHALRNRRLLRKVIKAAALEEHNAAMKDQLRLQEKDIQALKLSLQKEQAKNRTFQEEHDRVVSQLHNQIRQLQHEREEYYNQNQELKTRLEECHSTIADLRLDLKKASHKVCHTELLLSQVSQKLSNSESVQQQMEFLNRQLLVLGEVNELYLEQLQHKHTDTTKEVEIKQTAFRKELERAKSCVQQQSQQLEASQRRIVELESQLTKRDHLLLEQKKYLEDVKLKARDQLQAVESRYEGQKKISQAFEMKILKLYGQLENYRLLKNADDKKTEPVDSMEERLADGNDSGGPNAVAGRGGETADQNGETKPPSPRGSRSNSSDVPAPEKPPSGPRAGQFSNRWEVSALLEAPPSSGGGSGGQLTVGSFPSSESFLGMKARELFRHKSESQCEEDGAAISGLCDTLKTELCKEFRPDAKALPSPEDPVSPSCRNQEGSVGQLHIMDYNESHHGPS; translated from the exons ACCGGGGGCCTGTGCTCGTAAACACGTTGGTGGATTACTACCTGGAAACCGGCTCCCAGCAGGCCTTGCACATCCTGTACACACTTCAAGAACCGCACGACAag CACCTTCTGGACAAAATCAACGAATACATGAGTAAACCCACCACCCGCCTTCCTACTCTCTCCCTTCTTGGTCACGTGATAAGACGCCAACCCTCCTGGAAGCACAAGCTTTCTCAAGCGCCTGTCCTGCTTTCGTTGCTCAAGTGTCTCAAG ACTGACACCGATGTAGTGGTCCTTACTACAGGCGTGCTAGTGTTGATAACCATGCTGCCCATGATCCCCCAGTCCGGGAAGCAGTATCTTCACGACTTCTTCGGCATCTTTGGCCGCCTTTCATCCTGGTACTTGAAGAATCCAG GTCACGTGGCAGAGATCTACCTAGTCCACCTCCATGCCAGCGTTTACGCCCTTTTCCATCGCCTTTACGGAATGTACCCCTGCAACTTCGTCTCTTTCCTGCGCTCCCATTATAGTATGAAGGAAAACCTGGAGACCTTTGAAGAGGTGGTCAAG CCAATGATGGGATATGTCCGCATCCATCCAGAGCTAGTGACCGGCTCGAAGGATCATGAATTGGACCCTCGAAG GTGGAAGAGATTGGAGACGCATGATGTTGTGATAGAATGTGCCAAAATCTCCCTGGACCCGGCCGAAGCATCTTACGAAGACGGCTACTGTTCCATGTCCCAGCAGTCGTGCTTGCCCTCGCAACATCGCCCGGCCAATCCCGTATCCAGCCCGTACATTGCGTCGCAGAGTAGCTTTG GAACATCGACTCCTTATTCTTCTTCTCGGCAAGCACTGTCACAAATGTCAGGGCACCTACCTCAGATTTTGAACTCTCAgtccgcctgtctgccagctgagCCTCAGCAG GTGCACTTCTGGAGCCCCTCTGCTATTTGTGGCATGACCACGCCCCCCACGTCCCCCGGAATTGCTTTGGATTCTTCCCACACTTCCTCCCAGCCTTACAAGTTCTTCAGCACGCCTG CAGTTGGGAAGGGAACCCCGTTAGGAACTCCGGCCACCTCTCCGCCTCCCTCGTGCGTTTCAGATGAATTTGTTCCCACCTCTGTTCCTCCAGCTGCAGCCGCACCGCCCAAGAAG GAGGAGAGAACAGATACCGGGAGGCCTTCGTTATCCCGACAGCAAAATATAAACAGCGTAAGAACTTTAG acTCCCACGGCAGTAAAAATTCGGTAACTTTAAGTGATCTTCCCAGCATCTTAGGGGATCTGGAGGCCTCTTTTGAAGACAGCGTTGAGAAGGACAGAGAGGAAG ATGCCATCTCAAAAGAAATCTTCGAGATCACGACGGGAGATGTTGAACCAGTGGTGCCTCGGGGAGGTTTCGACTCTCCTTTCTACCACTCCAACGAGAGTCTCTCCAGCTCTAAGAAATCCCAGCTGTCAGCCCCGGGCGCTCAGGGGCAGAGCCAGAACTCGGAAGCCCTGGCCTCCTCCCTTCTGGACCCGTCCGGCTCAGAAGGCGTGCGGGACACCCCTAAGCAGACCTTCACTCCCATCGACCGGCCTAGCCGTGACCCGGACGAGAACACTTCCGGCCACAGGGACGACCGGGGTTCTCTGGAGCCCGGCATTCTCGCTCCGAGCCCTTGCAAGATTCCAGCCCGCCAACGGATGGGGTTCGGGAGCTCGCCGTCCCCGGATTACGAGCATCTGTTCGAGATGGCCATGCCCAAGACGGCCTATCTGTTTGTCAGCAAAAAGACCGAAGAGCTGCTGAAGAAGGCCAAAGGGGGTGCCAACGAAGACGGTGCCCTCTCCACCTCCCCCTTGGAAGTCCTCGACCGGCTGATCCAGTACGGCGCGGACGCCCACAGCAAAGAGCTGAACAA ATTACCCCTGCCCAGCAAATCAGCTGACTGGACCCACTTTGGAG GTTCCCCTCCTTCGGACGAGATCCACACTCTGCGGAACCAGCTCCACCTGCTGCACAACCAGCTGCTGTACGAGCGCTTCAAACGGCAGCAGCACGCGCTCCGCAACCGGCGCCTCTTGCGGAAGGTGATCAAGGCCGCCGCCCTGGAAGAACACAACGCAGCTATG AAAGACCAGCTGAGGCTCCAGGAGAAAGACATCCAGGCCTTAAAGCTCAGCCTGCAGAAGGAACAGGCGAAGAACCGCACCTTCCAGGAGGAGCACGACCGAGTGGTGTCCCAGCTTCACAACCAGATCCGCCAGCTGCAGCACGAACGGGAGGAGTATTACAACCAGAACCAGGAGCTGAAG ACCAGACTGGAAGAATGCCATAGCACGATTGCGGATCTGCGGCTGGACCTCAAGAAAGCCAGCCACAAGGTGTGTCACACGGAGCTGCTGCTGAGTCAGGTTTCTCAAAAG CTCTCTAACAGCGAGTCGGTCCAGCAACAGATGGAATTCTTGAACAGGCAGCTTCTGGTGCTCGGGGAGGTCAACGAGTTATACCTGGAGCAGCTTCAGCACAAGCACACAGACACAACAAAG GAAGTAGAGATAAAGCAGACCGCCTTTCGGAAGGAGTTGGAGCGAGCCAAATCTTGTGTCCAGCAGCAAAGTCAGCAGCTGGAAGCATCTCAGAGGCGAATCGTCGAACTGGAATCTCAGCTCACAAAGAGAGACCACCTCCTGCTGGAGCAGAAGAAGTACTTGGAGGATGTGAAATTGAAAGCCAG GGACCAGCTCCAGGCCGTTGAGAGCCGGTACGAGGGCCAAAAGAAGATCTCGCAGGCCTTTGAGATGAAGATCTTAAAGCTGTACGGTCAGCTGGAGAACTACAGGTTGCTGAAGAACGCGGACGACAAGAAAACGGAACCAGTGGACTCGATGGAAGAAAG GCTGGCCGACGGGAACGACAGCGGCGGCCCGAACGCCGTCGCAGGGCGCGGTGGAGAAACGGCGGATCAGAACGGCGAGACCAAGCCTCCCAGCCCCCGGGGCAGCCGGAGCAACAGCAGCGACGTGCCCGCCCCGGAAAAGCCCCCTTCCGGGCCGAGAGCCGGGCAGTTCAGCAACCGCTGGGAGGTCTCGGCCCTGCTGGAGGCTCCCCCCAGTAGTGGCGGGGGCAGTGGGGGCCAGCTGACGGTGGGCTCCTTCCCGAGCTCCGAGAGCTTCCTGGGAATGAAGGCGCGGGAGCTGTTTCGCCACAAGAGCGAGAGCCAGTGCGAGGAGGACGGGGCAGCCATCAGCGGCCTCTGCGACACGTTGAAGACTGAACTGTGCAAAGAGTTCCGGCCGGACGCCAAGGCCCTCCCTTCCCCGGAGGACCCCGTTTCTCCCTCCTGCAGGAATCAAGAAGGCAGCGTGGGGCAGCTTCACATAATGGACTACAACGAATCGCATCATGGCCCTAGCTAA
- the TSC1 gene encoding hamartin isoform X2, whose product MAQQGNVSDLLTMLDSPVLAVLEDITAAFRENLNADRGPVLVNTLVDYYLETGSQQALHILYTLQEPHDKHLLDKINEYMSKPTTRLPTLSLLGHVIRRQPSWKHKLSQAPVLLSLLKCLKTDTDVVVLTTGVLVLITMLPMIPQSGKQYLHDFFGIFGRLSSWYLKNPGHVAEIYLVHLHASVYALFHRLYGMYPCNFVSFLRSHYSMKENLETFEEVVKPMMGYVRIHPELVTGSKDHELDPRRWKRLETHDVVIECAKISLDPAEASYEDGYCSMSQQSCLPSQHRPANPVSSPYIASQSSFGTSTPYSSSRQALSQMSGHLPQILNSQSACLPAEPQQVHFWSPSAICGMTTPPTSPGIALDSSHTSSQPYKFFSTPVGKGTPLGTPATSPPPSCVSDEFVPTSVPPAAAAPPKKEERTDTGRPSLSRQQNINSVRTLDSHGSKNSVTLSDLPSILGDLEASFEDSVEKDREEDAISKEIFEITTGDVEPVVPRGGFDSPFYHSNESLSSSKKSQLSAPGAQGQSQNSEALASSLLDPSGSEGVRDTPKQTFTPIDRPSRDPDENTSGHRDDRGSLEPGILAPSPCKIPARQRMGFGSSPSPDYEHLFEMAMPKTAYLFVSKKTEELLKKAKGGANEDGALSTSPLEVLDRLIQYGADAHSKELNKLPLPSKSADWTHFGGSPPSDEIHTLRNQLHLLHNQLLYERFKRQQHALRNRRLLRKVIKAAALEEHNAAMKDQLRLQEKDIQALKLSLQKEQAKNRTFQEEHDRVVSQLHNQIRQLQHEREEYYNQNQELKTRLEECHSTIADLRLDLKKASHKVCHTELLLSQVSQKLSNSESVQQQMEFLNRQLLVLGEVNELYLEQLQHKHTDTTKEVEIKQTAFRKELERAKSCVQQQSQQLEASQRRIVELESQLTKRDHLLLEQKKYLEDVKLKARDQLQAVESRYEGQKKISQAFEMKILKLYGQLENYRLLKNADDKKTEPVDSMEERLADGNDSGGPNAVAGRGGETADQNGETKPPSPRGSRSNSSDVPAPEKPPSGPRAGQFSNRWEVSALLEAPPSSGGGSGGQLTVGSFPSSESFLGMKARELFRHKSESQCEEDGAAISGLCDTLKTELCKEFRPDAKALPSPEDPVSPSCRNQEGSVGQLHIMDYNESHHGPS is encoded by the exons ACCGGGGGCCTGTGCTCGTAAACACGTTGGTGGATTACTACCTGGAAACCGGCTCCCAGCAGGCCTTGCACATCCTGTACACACTTCAAGAACCGCACGACAag CACCTTCTGGACAAAATCAACGAATACATGAGTAAACCCACCACCCGCCTTCCTACTCTCTCCCTTCTTGGTCACGTGATAAGACGCCAACCCTCCTGGAAGCACAAGCTTTCTCAAGCGCCTGTCCTGCTTTCGTTGCTCAAGTGTCTCAAG ACTGACACCGATGTAGTGGTCCTTACTACAGGCGTGCTAGTGTTGATAACCATGCTGCCCATGATCCCCCAGTCCGGGAAGCAGTATCTTCACGACTTCTTCGGCATCTTTGGCCGCCTTTCATCCTGGTACTTGAAGAATCCAG GTCACGTGGCAGAGATCTACCTAGTCCACCTCCATGCCAGCGTTTACGCCCTTTTCCATCGCCTTTACGGAATGTACCCCTGCAACTTCGTCTCTTTCCTGCGCTCCCATTATAGTATGAAGGAAAACCTGGAGACCTTTGAAGAGGTGGTCAAG CCAATGATGGGATATGTCCGCATCCATCCAGAGCTAGTGACCGGCTCGAAGGATCATGAATTGGACCCTCGAAG GTGGAAGAGATTGGAGACGCATGATGTTGTGATAGAATGTGCCAAAATCTCCCTGGACCCGGCCGAAGCATCTTACGAAGACGGCTACTGTTCCATGTCCCAGCAGTCGTGCTTGCCCTCGCAACATCGCCCGGCCAATCCCGTATCCAGCCCGTACATTGCGTCGCAGAGTAGCTTTG GAACATCGACTCCTTATTCTTCTTCTCGGCAAGCACTGTCACAAATGTCAGGGCACCTACCTCAGATTTTGAACTCTCAgtccgcctgtctgccagctgagCCTCAGCAG GTGCACTTCTGGAGCCCCTCTGCTATTTGTGGCATGACCACGCCCCCCACGTCCCCCGGAATTGCTTTGGATTCTTCCCACACTTCCTCCCAGCCTTACAAGTTCTTCAGCACGCCTG TTGGGAAGGGAACCCCGTTAGGAACTCCGGCCACCTCTCCGCCTCCCTCGTGCGTTTCAGATGAATTTGTTCCCACCTCTGTTCCTCCAGCTGCAGCCGCACCGCCCAAGAAG GAGGAGAGAACAGATACCGGGAGGCCTTCGTTATCCCGACAGCAAAATATAAACAGCGTAAGAACTTTAG acTCCCACGGCAGTAAAAATTCGGTAACTTTAAGTGATCTTCCCAGCATCTTAGGGGATCTGGAGGCCTCTTTTGAAGACAGCGTTGAGAAGGACAGAGAGGAAG ATGCCATCTCAAAAGAAATCTTCGAGATCACGACGGGAGATGTTGAACCAGTGGTGCCTCGGGGAGGTTTCGACTCTCCTTTCTACCACTCCAACGAGAGTCTCTCCAGCTCTAAGAAATCCCAGCTGTCAGCCCCGGGCGCTCAGGGGCAGAGCCAGAACTCGGAAGCCCTGGCCTCCTCCCTTCTGGACCCGTCCGGCTCAGAAGGCGTGCGGGACACCCCTAAGCAGACCTTCACTCCCATCGACCGGCCTAGCCGTGACCCGGACGAGAACACTTCCGGCCACAGGGACGACCGGGGTTCTCTGGAGCCCGGCATTCTCGCTCCGAGCCCTTGCAAGATTCCAGCCCGCCAACGGATGGGGTTCGGGAGCTCGCCGTCCCCGGATTACGAGCATCTGTTCGAGATGGCCATGCCCAAGACGGCCTATCTGTTTGTCAGCAAAAAGACCGAAGAGCTGCTGAAGAAGGCCAAAGGGGGTGCCAACGAAGACGGTGCCCTCTCCACCTCCCCCTTGGAAGTCCTCGACCGGCTGATCCAGTACGGCGCGGACGCCCACAGCAAAGAGCTGAACAA ATTACCCCTGCCCAGCAAATCAGCTGACTGGACCCACTTTGGAG GTTCCCCTCCTTCGGACGAGATCCACACTCTGCGGAACCAGCTCCACCTGCTGCACAACCAGCTGCTGTACGAGCGCTTCAAACGGCAGCAGCACGCGCTCCGCAACCGGCGCCTCTTGCGGAAGGTGATCAAGGCCGCCGCCCTGGAAGAACACAACGCAGCTATG AAAGACCAGCTGAGGCTCCAGGAGAAAGACATCCAGGCCTTAAAGCTCAGCCTGCAGAAGGAACAGGCGAAGAACCGCACCTTCCAGGAGGAGCACGACCGAGTGGTGTCCCAGCTTCACAACCAGATCCGCCAGCTGCAGCACGAACGGGAGGAGTATTACAACCAGAACCAGGAGCTGAAG ACCAGACTGGAAGAATGCCATAGCACGATTGCGGATCTGCGGCTGGACCTCAAGAAAGCCAGCCACAAGGTGTGTCACACGGAGCTGCTGCTGAGTCAGGTTTCTCAAAAG CTCTCTAACAGCGAGTCGGTCCAGCAACAGATGGAATTCTTGAACAGGCAGCTTCTGGTGCTCGGGGAGGTCAACGAGTTATACCTGGAGCAGCTTCAGCACAAGCACACAGACACAACAAAG GAAGTAGAGATAAAGCAGACCGCCTTTCGGAAGGAGTTGGAGCGAGCCAAATCTTGTGTCCAGCAGCAAAGTCAGCAGCTGGAAGCATCTCAGAGGCGAATCGTCGAACTGGAATCTCAGCTCACAAAGAGAGACCACCTCCTGCTGGAGCAGAAGAAGTACTTGGAGGATGTGAAATTGAAAGCCAG GGACCAGCTCCAGGCCGTTGAGAGCCGGTACGAGGGCCAAAAGAAGATCTCGCAGGCCTTTGAGATGAAGATCTTAAAGCTGTACGGTCAGCTGGAGAACTACAGGTTGCTGAAGAACGCGGACGACAAGAAAACGGAACCAGTGGACTCGATGGAAGAAAG GCTGGCCGACGGGAACGACAGCGGCGGCCCGAACGCCGTCGCAGGGCGCGGTGGAGAAACGGCGGATCAGAACGGCGAGACCAAGCCTCCCAGCCCCCGGGGCAGCCGGAGCAACAGCAGCGACGTGCCCGCCCCGGAAAAGCCCCCTTCCGGGCCGAGAGCCGGGCAGTTCAGCAACCGCTGGGAGGTCTCGGCCCTGCTGGAGGCTCCCCCCAGTAGTGGCGGGGGCAGTGGGGGCCAGCTGACGGTGGGCTCCTTCCCGAGCTCCGAGAGCTTCCTGGGAATGAAGGCGCGGGAGCTGTTTCGCCACAAGAGCGAGAGCCAGTGCGAGGAGGACGGGGCAGCCATCAGCGGCCTCTGCGACACGTTGAAGACTGAACTGTGCAAAGAGTTCCGGCCGGACGCCAAGGCCCTCCCTTCCCCGGAGGACCCCGTTTCTCCCTCCTGCAGGAATCAAGAAGGCAGCGTGGGGCAGCTTCACATAATGGACTACAACGAATCGCATCATGGCCCTAGCTAA